A window of Maioricimonas rarisocia genomic DNA:
AGGCGGGCGGCACGCTCGTGGTCGACAAAGTCCAATTTTCCGTACCGTGTGACCGATTGCTGAGCCGCATGTTCGTGGCGCCGGACCTCCATCGCATCTTCAGCTACCGCCAGCAGCGACTGCAGACGTTGTTGCGACCGGATCATGACGACCGGCCGCAGATCTTCGCGAAGTCTCGCGGCGATCAATGAGTTCTTCCGCGCGTCTGCCGGTCCGACAGCAGACGCAGGAAATCATCCGAAGTCGGGAACGACAGGCCTCACTGATGAAGGAACTTGTTTCTCCGAAACAGGTGGCCCGGGCCATCGGTGCCAGCGAGTCATCGGTCAAGCGATGGTGCGACCAGGGGGTGATCTCCACCGTCCGGACGGCCGGCGGTCACCGGCGGATCCCGGTCAATGCCGTGCTGTCGTTTGCCAAGTCGCATGGCCACAAACTGGTCCAGCCGGAGGTGCTCGGGTTGCCTCCCAGCACGACCGGCGCCGGCGAGCGTTCACTCGAGCGTGCCCGCAAGCGGCTACTCGCCGCACTTGTGTCAGGGGAGGACGTCCTCTCGCGACAGCTCGTCCTCGACCTGTACATTGCCAAGCATCGCGTCAGCCGCATCTGCGACGAAGTTCTCGCGCCGGTGTTTCACGAAATCGGCGACCTGTGGGAGTGTGGAGACGCTGAGGTCTATCAGGAACGACGGGCCTGCGAGATTTGCCTGCGAGTGCTGCACGAACTGGAACGGCTCATGCCCCCCGTCCCCGCAGACGGACCGGTCGCGATCGGCGGGGCGCTGGATCTTGATCCGTACTCGCTGCCGACAACGATGGCCGAGCTCACCATGCGGCAATGCGGCTGGAAGGGCGTCTCCCTGGGGAGCCTGCTGCCGGCCGCTTCGATTGCCAATGCCATCGCCGACATCGGGCCCCGGCTGGTCTGGATCAGCGTCTCCCACGCCGACGACGCCGACCGGATTGTCGAAGCGATGAATCAGGTCTACGAAGCGGCCCGCAAGCACAAGGCCGCCCTGGCCGTGGGCGGAGCGGCACTGACCGAGGAGATCCGCCGCCGCGTCCGCTACAGCGCGTTCTGCGACACGATGGCGCACCTCGAAACGTTCGCCGATTCACTCACGTCGAACTGACCCGGGACGACGCGGCCTGGCCGCCCGATTGACCGCAGCAATCAGGAATCGGTGTTTCGGACCAGCAGCGCCTGGTAACTGCCGTCGCCGGGCTGGCCAGGAACGTGGATCTGCTCTTTCTCGATTCGCCAGATGTCCTGACGAATGAGCACATCACGCACGAGTTCGGCGTTCTCGTCGGGGAACATGCTGCAGGTCGAGTAGACGACACGGCCACGGGGCTTGGCATGAGCCATTGCGGCCGCCAGCAGCCGCCGCTGCGTCACAGCCAGTTCGCGGAGGTGATCCGGTTCCATCCGCCAGCGTGCTTCCGGCCGCTTGCCGAGCACACCGCTGTTCGAACAGGGGACGTCGACCAGCACCGCATCAAACAGTCGCTGGGGCACGTCGCTGAGGTCGGCCGAAACCTGCATGATTTCGATCGCCCGCAGGCCCAGCCGGCGAATGTTCCCTTCGACCTGCTGCAGCCGGCCGGCATCGACATCGGTCGAGAAGATGCGTCCTTCGCAGGAAATCAGTTCGGCCATGTGCGCCGTCTTCCCGCCGGGCGCCGCACAAACATCCCAGATGGACTCTCCCACCTTGGGGTCCAGCAGCCGGGCCGCGTGCATGGCCGATTCGTCCTGCACGCTGAACCAGCCTTCGGCAAATCCGGGGATGTCTTCGACGCGAATCGTGCCGGGCAGGCGGATCGATTCCGGAAAGGCTCCTTCCGTCGCCTCGACGCCGGCCGTTCGCAGGACATCGAGCACCTTTTCACGATCGGTTCGCAACAGGTTCACGCGCAGTCCCATCATTCCGGGACTGTTGAACCAGTTGCACAGCCGGACTGCCTCGTCCCAGCCGGACAGTTCCAGCCAGCGGGCGGTGATCCACTCGGGGTAGCTGAATGCCGCGGCAAGGTACGCGGCCTGATTCTCTTCCGGATCGGGCAGCAGCGGCTTGTTCACGCGGCGGGCCCGCACGGCGGGATCATCGTTGCGACCGTTGAGCGGAATCGTGTCGCTGGCGAGTGTCGCCGTCATCTCGTCAGTCAGATCACTCTGCAACGTCCGCAGAACCGCATTCAGAAAACCGGCCCAGCGGGGCATGCCGATCTGATGCGCGACGCCGACCGTTTCGTGAACGGCCGCGTGCGGCGGAACGGACTCGAGCAACAGCAACTGGTACGCGCCCAGCATCAGCAGCGCACGCAGGCCTGTCTCCAGTTCCTCCGCGGGACGCCTCAGATAGGAGTCGAGGATCGTCTCGAGAGTCGCCCGCCTGCGGACGACACCGTTGGCCAGCTCGGTCGCCAGCGAACGATCGCGGCGGTCGATGTCGCCGCGCTGCATCTGATCGGCGAGAACATGGCCGACAAACGCCCCCCGACTCAGATACGCCTCGATGGCGGCGTACGCCAGTCGGCGCGACGTGGGGCCGGTCGGACGCGACGGACCTCGGCGCAGACCGGGGCCGGTGCGGCGGGTCCGCGGTTTTCGCGACGGTGCATTTGGTCCAGGCCTCATCTTGCGGTTCGACACAACCCCTCCAGATCGTCAAAGAAGTCGGGGTACGTCTTGACCGTGCAGCCCGGGTCCTTGATGCCCACCCCTGGATGTCGCAGGCCCACCAGAGCGAAGCTCATGGCCATGCGGTGATCGTCATATGTTTCGATGTCGGCCGGCTGCATCGGCCCCGGATGGATCGTCAGACCATCCTCATGTTCGTCCGCCTCGAGTCCCAGACGCCGCAGTTCGTTGACCACTGCGGCAACACGGTCGGTTTCCTTGTGCCGCATGTGAGCCACGTTGCGGATTCGCGTCGGCCCGCTGGCAAATGGTGCGACCGCCGCGAGAGTCTGCGCGGTATCGCTGATGGCGTTCATGTCGACATCGACGCCCCGCAGTGGCTTCCCCACGAGTGTAATGCTGTCCGCCTCCCAGCGGGCCTCGCATCCCATCTGCACAAGCACATCGACGAAGCCGACGTCCCCCTGCAGGGCATCGCGGCTGAGTCCTTCGACGGTGACTTCCCCACCGGTGATCGCGGCCGCCGCGAAGAAGTAGCTGGCTGCCGACGCATCCGGCTCGATGTCGTAGCTGCGTCCCTGATAGCCACCGGGCGGGAGGATAAAGTCTCCCGGCTCCGGTTCTTCGACACGCGCTCCGAAGGCCCGCATGACTTCGAGTGTCATGTCGACGTATGGTCGGGACACCAGGGTGCCGTCCACCTTCAGGTTGATGGCCGCCTTCGCACAGGGGGCCGCCATCAGCAGAGCGCTGAGGTACTGGCTGGACAGGTTGCCGCCGACGCTCAGCGTTCCTCCCGGCAGACCCGATGCGGCAATCTGCACGGGCGGACAGTCGGTTCCCAGTTCGCAGACGATGTCGACATCGAGCTGGCGTAGCGCTTCGACGAGCGGCCCGATCGGCCGTTCCCGCATGCGGGTATTGCCATCCAGTCGGAAGCGACCGTCCCCCAGCGTACACAGAGCCGTCAGAAAACGGATGCTCGTGCCGCTGTTCTCCAGCCAGAGTTCCGCATGGTCGACCGCTGGACGTCCGGCGCAGCCAGTCAGGTCGATCGTACAGGCGGCCGCATCGTGCTCGAGCTCGATTCCGAGTCGTCGGAGGCTCTCGACCATGACGCGGGTATCCTGACTGTCGAGGACACCCGTCAGTTCGGACGCTCCGCGTGCAAGAGCAGCGACAATCAGAGCCCGGTTCGTGAGGCTTTTTGACCCCGGCGGGCGGACGGTCCCCAGAACGGGGCCGCGGACCGGAGTGATGGTGATCGTGTCCGTCATCCTGTGCTGCTCGCTGAGCGGGTGAAAAAGGTGCGGGAGTGTACCGAAATCCATTGTTCGGAGCGCCTCCCGAGCCGTGAAGGCGCTGCTGTCGTTAAAAATGGTATCGCTTGCGCGTCTTTTCGCATTCAATACAGATTGTCGAGCCTGCCTCGTCGTCCTGTCGTCCGATACCAGTCTTATGCGGCCCGAACCGATTGCGGGCGTGCCGCTCGAGACCCCGACCGAGAACGAATCGTCCGGCCGTCAGGTAATGACATCCGGTCGCGAGCTGACAGCAGCGTTGCTGCCCGCCCAGACTGCGGGCGAACTGGTTGCAGGCGCTGTGGGACAGAGCACTAGCGAATTGTGCCCCGGGATGACAACCGATGATGTCTGAGACTCCACAAGCCGTCGTTCGCGTAACCTTTCTACTGGGCGTGACGCTCCTGTTCGCTGCTCTCTGGCAGGGAGACCGTGCTCCCGGACGACACCCGTCCGGGACCTCCGCCGACGCCGCGCTCACCGAGGGCTCCGGTCCACGCTCCCGGTGGGAAGCTGCGGGCAGTGACCTCCCGAAGGGGGAATCGGGCGAAATGGTGATTCGTCACGCCGAGTCCGACATTGATCGCAGTACCTGGGAACAGGCTGGCGGCCTCCCCCCCTGGTCGGCCCGTGGTACCGACCTGCCGGAAGGGGAATCCGGAATCATGATGCACCGCCATGCGGAATCCGAAGTTGATCCCGACAACTGGGAACGGGCCGACAGTCGCCCTCCATGGACCGCTCCCGGAACTGACCTGCCGCAGGGTGAATCCGAATCCATGGCCCGCGGCGATGACCGCGAAGCCTCGACGAGTGTCAATAAAGTCCGCAGCCGCACGCTCTCGTCCCGTCCCGAGTCACACTTGAAGCTTGCATTCACACAGCCGGCAGCGCGGAATCTGCATGACGTCGCTCGCAGTGATCTGCCGCCGGGGATTACCGCCGGCACCTATCGGATCGTCGACAACGCCGGCCGCACCGCACGAATCACTCTCTCCCTCGACGAACTCGCAGGTGCCCCGGCGAGATCTCCCCGACCGTTGTACGAATCCGCCCCTGCTCCCGGCCAGCGCATCTACTGGATTCGTATCGAACTGACCGGCTCAGACAAGAAGATTGCCGCAAACCGGGTGCTTATCCGCAAAGCGGATCTGGCGAACACTCCGGCGTCCACCATGGCCACTTCGGCGGCCCTGTTGACGGGATCGCTCAACCGGACGCCATCCGAGCGAAGCTCCTCGGCCCGGTGGCTGGACCATGCCAGTCGGTGGATGGACCGGGCACTCGAACTGGTGCGGGCGGTGCCGGCCGAACAGCCACAGGGTGTGCGACGTTGATGACAGTCGGCGATCGTCGTCTACGCAGGATATGGCAGCGCCACCGCCGCACCGGATTCCGCGCTTTCGGCGACGGCTTCGGTGAACTCCATGTAGCGGAGTGCCGTCGGGAAGTCGTTGAGTCCGACGGTTTCCTCGCCGCGAATCGCCGCCACGAACTCCTCTTCGACGCGCCACGATCCCCGCAGTTCGTCCGGAACTTCAATCTGCCGCAATTCAGTATCGCTCGAATGCCCCACCCAGACTTTCTCCGAGTCGTTGAATTCGACCTTGATCGTACCACGACTGCCGTACAGGTGAATCTGTCGCCCGGCACCGAACAGCACGATGCCGTTCATGTGGTACAGCCCGCGACCGCCGTTTTCCAGCTGCGTCATGACGTGCACGCTGTCGGGGACGGTCACGTCGGCATACCGGCTCTCGTCCAGTTTGGGACGGGTCGGTTCGAACACCGCGGTCTGGGCCAACACCCGCTGCGGTGCGGGAGCCCAGCGAAGCGCAGTCTCGTGCAGGATCCCCAGCGACAGGACGTTCTTGCCGCTGATCGCCGCGTCCTGCCGCCAGTGCAACGGCTGCGAGTAGTCGCGGAACATGTCGTCGACGCCCAGCACGACCAGCTCGCGCAGTTCGCCGATGAAGTTGTCATCGAGGAGCCGGCGGACGGCGGGGCCGCACTCCAGGCCGAAGGGGCTCGGGACGACCTGCGTGACGAGGTCGGAATGTTTCTCGCTGGCGGCGAGCATCTGCCGCGCTTCGGCCAGGTCGCGGGCCATCCGGGCTTCGGTCAGCACATGTTTGCCGGAGTCGAGCGCCGCACAGGTGACTTCGCAGTGCAGATTGGGCCACGTTCCGACGAGCACGGCGTCGATGTCGTCTTCGGCGACGAGGTTCTGCCAACTGTCGAAAGTACGGGGGATGTCAAATTCCCGGGCGACCCGCTCGGTGGACTCGGGGGTGCGATTCGCGACCGCCACGATTTCGACGCCGTCGATACCCCGAAAACCGGGAATGTGGCGCAGACGGGTATTCGCTCCAGCACCGACGATTCCAATGCGGATCGGCTGCGGGGGCATCAGATGCGACTCCTTCAACTTACGGAGAGAAATGCAGTGGCCGGCGGCGTCGGGCCACCGGGCCGCGATTCTAGGTGAATTACCGCACCTCGCAAGCCGCAGCCGGCCAAACCCCCCGTCTCTCCCGTGCGGAAAACTGAATTTCGGTCAGGCCTTATGATATACTCGGATCGCAGAACGCTGTTGGTACGTGCCGGTTTTTCCGGTGCCCAGAGGATGCTCGGCCTGCTGGAACGCACGCTGGGCGGGAGCAGATTGACCGTGGACGAGACACAACCGGGCCCCGCATCGAGCCAGTCCGTCTCCCGACGTGGATTCCTCGCCGCCGGGGGCATCGGCGTCGTCGGCCTGAGCATGGCCGAACGTGCTGCCGTCCTGCAGGCCCAGGAGCGGAGCGGTCGCCGCAGCGTGATCCTGATCATTATGAACGGCGGCCCCAGCCAGCTGGAGACGTTCGATCCGAAACCGAACGCTCCCAGCGACATCCGGGGCCCCCTCCGGGCGATCTCCACCGCGGTGCCGGGCGTTGCCTTCAGCGAAGCGTTCCCTCGACTGGGACTGCGCGCCGGCCGACTGGCGGTGCTGCGCAGCCTTTGCCACCAGGCCGCGCCGATTCACGAAGCGGGACTGCAACTGCTTCAGACCGGCCAGCTCGTCCATCAGGGACAGCTTCCGCCAAGCCTGGGAGCGGTCGCCACTCGCATGCTCGGGCCCCGCGACGGCATGCCGGCTCATGTCGTGCTTCCCGAGCGCGTCTCCGAAACGGGCGTCGGCAGCTACTGCGGCGACGCGGCCGGCGTGCTCGGCGACGAAGTTGCACCGGTGGTGGTGGATGCCGGCGGTGCGGCATCTCCCATGACGGGAACCGGTCCGGACGAAACCATTCCTCTGCTGCCCGAGTTCGCATCCCAGCCGCTGGCCGTTCGGGACGAATACGGAGAGACCGACTTCGGTCGCATGTGCTGGCATGCCGCCCGACTGGTCGAAGCAGGCGTTCGTGTCGTCACCGTCAATACGTGCCCGCGGCTTCACGGGCAGGTCACATGGGATGCTCACGCGAGCGGCCCCTCGTCCCCCGGGACCCTGTTCGACTACCGCAATTCGCTGGGACCGCAGCTCGACCGGGCCGTTGCTGCTCTGCACGACGACCTGTCGGCAACGGGTCTGTTCGACGAGACGCTGGTCGTCTGCACCGGCGAATTCGGACGCAATCCGCGGCGAAATGCAACAGGCGGCCGCGATCACTGGACGGACTGCTGGTCGGGCGTCGCCTTCGGTGGCGGCGTGAGTGGTGGGCAGGTCATTGGCCGAACCGACGACTACGCCGAATCCATCGTGGATCGTCCGCTTCCGGTCGAGGATCTGGTCGCCTCCATGTACCGGGCGCTTCGACTGTCACCGGCCACATGGAATGCCGAAGAAATCTCCGAGAGCCTCTCCGGTGAAGTGCCGGTCCCCGAACTGATTAGCTAACATCTCAGCGAAGCTTGATGCGTCCCGGCGGCGTGAGCGCCTGCGTCCCCGGTCATCGAATCTACCAGCTGAGGTACAACATGTTCGGTTCGGACCGCCCTGCCAGATGGCTGCGTGCCCCCCTCCCCCTTTCTGCCTGCCTTCTTCTCGCCCTCCTCGTCTCCTGCGGCTTCGTCGACGCTGCTCCCGATCCTGCAGCAGAGACCGATCTGGCGGCGGAACTTCCACGACTCAAGCCGGTCGAACCGGAAGACGTCCAGAAGACGTTTACGGTCCAGCATGGCTTCTCGCTGCAGCTGGTCGCGCATGAGCCGCTGCTCGCCGATCCCGTCGACGCCTGCTTCGATCCGCAGGGACGGCTCTACGTCGCCGAAATGCATGGCTACCCCTACTCCGAAGAGGCCCGGGCCCAGCAGCCCGAACCGATCGGCAAGCACGACGCCGGCATCATCCGCCTGCTCGAAGATACCGACGGCGACGGCGTGTTCGACCACAGTACGGTCTTCGCCGACCAGATGAGCTGGCCGACCTCCGTCTGCTGCTACGACGGCGGTGTTTTCGCGCTCGCCCCGACCGAGATGTACTACCTCAAGGACACCGACGGTGACGGCAAGGCCGATGTCCGCCGGACCGTCTTTACCGGTTTCAGCCGGGCCAATGTGCAGGCCGTGGCCAACAACATGAAGTGGGGACTGGACAACCGCATCTACGTCGCCGGGGGAACCAACCGCGATACGGTCCTCAAGCTGGACGGCAAGGAGATCGGCAACCTGAGCGGGAAGGACTTCTGCTTCGATCCCCGCACGATGGAAGTCGAGTTCCTCACCGGCGGACGGCAGTTCGGCCACTCCTTCGACGACTGGGGCAACCGCTACGTCTGCTCCAACAGCAATCATATCCAGCACATCGTTTTCCCCCGCCGCTACCTCGACCGGACGCCCGGCGTTGGCGTCTCCGGGACGATTCGCAGCATCGCGAAAGATGGCCCCTCGGCTCCCGTCTTTCGCGCGAGTCCGGCCGAACCGTGGCGCATTGTCCGGACCCGTCGTCGTGCCGCCGATCCCCGATATCGTGATCGCCTCCCGCCGACGGAGCTGGTGCCGACCGGCTTCTTCACCTCGGCGACCGGGGTGACGATCTACCGTGGAGCGGCCTATCCGCCGGAATTCCAGGGCAACGCCTTCATCGGCGATGTCGGTGGCAACCTGATCCACCGCAAGACGCTGCATCCGAAGGGGGTCACGTTCGAGGCGGTCCGCGCCGACGCGAACGTCGAATTCGTCACTTCGACCGATACCTGGTTCCGCCCGGTCAACTTCGTGAATGGTCCGGACGGGTATCTGTACGTTCTCGACATGTACCGGGAAACGATCGAGCATCCCGCCTCGATCCCCGAAGACATCAAGTCCCACCTCGATCTGGAAAGCGGTGACGCTCGTGGCCGCATCTACCGCCTGCTGCCGCCCGGCACGAAGACGGCGTCCATCCCGGACGTGAGCGACTCCACGACCAGCGAACTCGTGGCGCTCCTCGAGTCGCCTCACGCTGCTCTGCGCGAGACCGCCCATCGGTTGCTGTGGGAACGACAGGACAAGGCGGCCGTGCCGGCGCTTCGCAAGCTGCTGACCTCGGCCAACCGTCCGACCGCCCGGCTGCACGCCCTGTACAGCCTCGTCGGTCTTGAGTCGGTTGAATCCTCGGACCTGCTGGCCGGACTGCGAGACGACAGCCCGCGGGTTCGCGAACACGCCGTTCTGCTTGCCGAGCCGCACCTCGCTGACTCCCCTGAGCTGATCGATGCGATTCTCGCTCTCAGTGACGATGACGACACACGTGTACAGATGCAGGTGGCTTTTACGATCGGCGAGATGCCGGCCGAGAACCTCATCCGCGGCATCATTACCTTCACGCAGCAGGACAACATCAACTCCGACGTCCGGCAGGCCATGGCGACATCGATTCGCGGCCACGCCAACGCAATCGCTCTCGAACTGATCAGCGACGCCGGTGCGCTGGAAAATGCCGGCCAGCGGCGATTCCTCGGCCAGCTGCTCGAACAGATTGGCGGGGGCAGCTCCGCCGACGTCGTCTACGGCATGCTTGCGGAAGCGGCCACGTCCGCGACGTCCGACAAAGCACTTCCTTTGGCCGTCCAGCACCTGGGTGCCGGCCTGCGCCGCAAGGGTCAGGTCCTGAAGTTGACCGACAACGACCGCTTCGATGATTCGCAGCAGCAACAGCTCGCGACCTTTGTGGAGAAGGTGACCGAGTCGGCAGAAAGCGGAGGATCTCAGGCGGCCGGCGCGGTCGCGCTGCTTGCCAACATCGAGTTCAACGCCCTTGCGGATGTCGCCGAAGAACTGCTCACGCCGCAGACGCCGGTGCCGTTGCAGGTTGCCGTCGTCCGTGCCCTCGGAAATCATCCCAGCAACGCATCGGCCGATACGCTGCTTGAGGTCTGGTCGGTCTTCACGCCGCAGGTCAGGCAGGAAGCGATCGAAGCCCTCACGCGGAGCAACCAGCGGATCGAGACTCTGCTTGAAGCGCTCAAGTCCGGCACGATCAAGATTTCCGAGATCGCTCCCGACAAGCGTCAGACGCTGGTCAATCATCCTCGCAAGGCGATCGCCGACGCGGCCACGCAACTGTTCGACGCCGGCACCTCGCCGGACCGCAACGCACTGATCGGCAAGTACGAGCCAGCCCTGGAAGGTGACGCCGATGCCGAACGCGGTCATGCGGTGTTCAAGAAGAACTGCGCCACCTGTCATCGCGTGGGCCAGGAAGGCTTTGCAGTCGGACCGGATCTGGTCTCCATCAGCAACAAGTCTCCCCGCGACCTGCTGATCTCCATTCTCGATCCGAATCGCGAAGCACAGCCGAACTTCACCAGCTATACGGCACTGACGGAAAGCGGCCAGGTCCACACCGGCCTGATCGCCGCCGAAACCGCCACGAGCATCACGCTCCGGCGGGCCGAGGGGAAGGAAGACATCCTGCTGCGTGAGAACATCGAAGTGCTCAAGTCCAACGGCATCTCGCTGATGCCGGTCGGCCTCGAGAAGGAGATTCCGCCGGCTCAGATGGCGGACGTGGTGGCCTTCATCAAGTCGCTGCAGAAGATGAAGACCTCCTCGAACTGAGACGACGAGCGAACTCCCGGACGGTGCCAGTCGTCGTCCGGGAGTATCGGTCCGTCTGCACGTTCGCCCGATCGGTCGCGCGTCGCTATCCTTCACGGTCCGGCACCGCGTCGGGTCGCCGCATGGACGTATTGCGCTTGAGGACCGTACTGATGCATCAACATGTCGTTCTGCTGTCGATTCCCGGTCTCCGCCCGCAGGATCTGCAGGCGATGCCCCGCCTGGCCGCGCTTGCTTCTACGGGAGCATCGACGCCTCTGGTTCCCTCGTTCCCCTGCGTGACGCTGCCAGTCCAGGCGAATATGACCACCGGCGTCGGCCCCGAGAAGCACGGCGTGGTCGCCAACGGCTACTTCTATCGGGACAAGGGGGAGTTCGAGATGTGGACGGCCTGGAACGAATCGGTCCAGGCGCCGCAGATCTGGCAGACGCTGCGCGATCATGATCCCCAACTTACGTCGGCCGTCTGGTTCCCGATGTTCGCCAAGGGGGCCCAGGCAGACTACATCTGCACGCCCGCTCCGATTCACAACCCGGACGGTTCCGAAT
This region includes:
- a CDS encoding MerR family transcriptional regulator; amino-acid sequence: MKELVSPKQVARAIGASESSVKRWCDQGVISTVRTAGGHRRIPVNAVLSFAKSHGHKLVQPEVLGLPPSTTGAGERSLERARKRLLAALVSGEDVLSRQLVLDLYIAKHRVSRICDEVLAPVFHEIGDLWECGDAEVYQERRACEICLRVLHELERLMPPVPADGPVAIGGALDLDPYSLPTTMAELTMRQCGWKGVSLGSLLPAASIANAIADIGPRLVWISVSHADDADRIVEAMNQVYEAARKHKAALAVGGAALTEEIRRRVRYSAFCDTMAHLETFADSLTSN
- a CDS encoding transcription antitermination factor NusB, which translates into the protein MRPGPNAPSRKPRTRRTGPGLRRGPSRPTGPTSRRLAYAAIEAYLSRGAFVGHVLADQMQRGDIDRRDRSLATELANGVVRRRATLETILDSYLRRPAEELETGLRALLMLGAYQLLLLESVPPHAAVHETVGVAHQIGMPRWAGFLNAVLRTLQSDLTDEMTATLASDTIPLNGRNDDPAVRARRVNKPLLPDPEENQAAYLAAAFSYPEWITARWLELSGWDEAVRLCNWFNSPGMMGLRVNLLRTDREKVLDVLRTAGVEATEGAFPESIRLPGTIRVEDIPGFAEGWFSVQDESAMHAARLLDPKVGESIWDVCAAPGGKTAHMAELISCEGRIFSTDVDAGRLQQVEGNIRRLGLRAIEIMQVSADLSDVPQRLFDAVLVDVPCSNSGVLGKRPEARWRMEPDHLRELAVTQRRLLAAAMAHAKPRGRVVYSTCSMFPDENAELVRDVLIRQDIWRIEKEQIHVPGQPGDGSYQALLVRNTDS
- the aroA gene encoding 3-phosphoshikimate 1-carboxyvinyltransferase encodes the protein MTDTITITPVRGPVLGTVRPPGSKSLTNRALIVAALARGASELTGVLDSQDTRVMVESLRRLGIELEHDAAACTIDLTGCAGRPAVDHAELWLENSGTSIRFLTALCTLGDGRFRLDGNTRMRERPIGPLVEALRQLDVDIVCELGTDCPPVQIAASGLPGGTLSVGGNLSSQYLSALLMAAPCAKAAINLKVDGTLVSRPYVDMTLEVMRAFGARVEEPEPGDFILPPGGYQGRSYDIEPDASAASYFFAAAAITGGEVTVEGLSRDALQGDVGFVDVLVQMGCEARWEADSITLVGKPLRGVDVDMNAISDTAQTLAAVAPFASGPTRIRNVAHMRHKETDRVAAVVNELRRLGLEADEHEDGLTIHPGPMQPADIETYDDHRMAMSFALVGLRHPGVGIKDPGCTVKTYPDFFDDLEGLCRTAR
- a CDS encoding Gfo/Idh/MocA family protein is translated as MPPQPIRIGIVGAGANTRLRHIPGFRGIDGVEIVAVANRTPESTERVAREFDIPRTFDSWQNLVAEDDIDAVLVGTWPNLHCEVTCAALDSGKHVLTEARMARDLAEARQMLAASEKHSDLVTQVVPSPFGLECGPAVRRLLDDNFIGELRELVVLGVDDMFRDYSQPLHWRQDAAISGKNVLSLGILHETALRWAPAPQRVLAQTAVFEPTRPKLDESRYADVTVPDSVHVMTQLENGGRGLYHMNGIVLFGAGRQIHLYGSRGTIKVEFNDSEKVWVGHSSDTELRQIEVPDELRGSWRVEEEFVAAIRGEETVGLNDFPTALRYMEFTEAVAESAESGAAVALPYPA
- a CDS encoding DUF1501 domain-containing protein; translated protein: MDETQPGPASSQSVSRRGFLAAGGIGVVGLSMAERAAVLQAQERSGRRSVILIIMNGGPSQLETFDPKPNAPSDIRGPLRAISTAVPGVAFSEAFPRLGLRAGRLAVLRSLCHQAAPIHEAGLQLLQTGQLVHQGQLPPSLGAVATRMLGPRDGMPAHVVLPERVSETGVGSYCGDAAGVLGDEVAPVVVDAGGAASPMTGTGPDETIPLLPEFASQPLAVRDEYGETDFGRMCWHAARLVEAGVRVVTVNTCPRLHGQVTWDAHASGPSSPGTLFDYRNSLGPQLDRAVAALHDDLSATGLFDETLVVCTGEFGRNPRRNATGGRDHWTDCWSGVAFGGGVSGGQVIGRTDDYAESIVDRPLPVEDLVASMYRALRLSPATWNAEEISESLSGEVPVPELIS
- a CDS encoding PVC-type heme-binding CxxCH protein, which codes for MFGSDRPARWLRAPLPLSACLLLALLVSCGFVDAAPDPAAETDLAAELPRLKPVEPEDVQKTFTVQHGFSLQLVAHEPLLADPVDACFDPQGRLYVAEMHGYPYSEEARAQQPEPIGKHDAGIIRLLEDTDGDGVFDHSTVFADQMSWPTSVCCYDGGVFALAPTEMYYLKDTDGDGKADVRRTVFTGFSRANVQAVANNMKWGLDNRIYVAGGTNRDTVLKLDGKEIGNLSGKDFCFDPRTMEVEFLTGGRQFGHSFDDWGNRYVCSNSNHIQHIVFPRRYLDRTPGVGVSGTIRSIAKDGPSAPVFRASPAEPWRIVRTRRRAADPRYRDRLPPTELVPTGFFTSATGVTIYRGAAYPPEFQGNAFIGDVGGNLIHRKTLHPKGVTFEAVRADANVEFVTSTDTWFRPVNFVNGPDGYLYVLDMYRETIEHPASIPEDIKSHLDLESGDARGRIYRLLPPGTKTASIPDVSDSTTSELVALLESPHAALRETAHRLLWERQDKAAVPALRKLLTSANRPTARLHALYSLVGLESVESSDLLAGLRDDSPRVREHAVLLAEPHLADSPELIDAILALSDDDDTRVQMQVAFTIGEMPAENLIRGIITFTQQDNINSDVRQAMATSIRGHANAIALELISDAGALENAGQRRFLGQLLEQIGGGSSADVVYGMLAEAATSATSDKALPLAVQHLGAGLRRKGQVLKLTDNDRFDDSQQQQLATFVEKVTESAESGGSQAAGAVALLANIEFNALADVAEELLTPQTPVPLQVAVVRALGNHPSNASADTLLEVWSVFTPQVRQEAIEALTRSNQRIETLLEALKSGTIKISEIAPDKRQTLVNHPRKAIADAATQLFDAGTSPDRNALIGKYEPALEGDADAERGHAVFKKNCATCHRVGQEGFAVGPDLVSISNKSPRDLLISILDPNREAQPNFTSYTALTESGQVHTGLIAAETATSITLRRAEGKEDILLRENIEVLKSNGISLMPVGLEKEIPPAQMADVVAFIKSLQKMKTSSN